One part of the Gammaproteobacteria bacterium genome encodes these proteins:
- the lon gene encoding endopeptidase La yields MSTDIIKSGTPSELPVLPLRDVVVYPHMVIPLFVGRELSTAALEEAMRGNKQILLLTQFSADTDEPGIKDLFSYGTVANILQMVKLPDGTVRILVEGMQRAALKSLRLDNHFIAEVEVIEQRQDESPVELEVLQRSVHEQFEQYVKLNKKIPSEVLTTLLGIEDISRFADTIAAHMTLKVEDKQKILELEWVKDRMEFILLLIGNEMEVLELEKRIRGRVKHQMEKSQREYYLNEQMKAIQKELGDNDGGASENDDMAEKIEAAGMTKEAREKAETELKKLKMMSPMSAEATVTRNYIDWLLKLPWNKKSRIRNKLANAEEILEADHYGLEKVKERILEYLAVQQRVKKLKGPILCLVGPPGVGKTSLGKSLARATNREFVRMSLGGVRDEAEIRGHRRTYIGSMPGKIIQKLSKVGKRNPLFLLDEIDKMSMDFRGDPSSALLEVLDPEQNNTFSDHYLEVDFDLSDIMFVATANSLNIPGPLRDRMEIIRIPGYTEDEKINIAKRYLVPKQSKNAGLRKNEMSITDKALADIVRYYTREAGVRGLERQIAKICRKVVKENLLADKKSKKASKKKTAAKKAITKKTTGKAIQAKTTVVNPKSLEKYLGIKRYRFGRADENNQIGQVTGLAWTEVGGELLRVEAAVVAGKGKLTHTGQLGDVMKESIHAAMTVVRSRADALGIDADYFSNHDLHIHVPEGAIPKDGPSAGIGMCTALVSACTDIEVNANVAMTGEITLRGEVLPIGGLKEKLLAAHRGGITKVLIPEENRKDLAEIPDNIKKHLDIQCVQWIDEVLEQALVRQPQPSVNKKMSKPPKDKKAERKKGVQAH; encoded by the coding sequence ATGAGCACAGACATTATCAAATCAGGCACGCCTTCGGAATTACCGGTTTTACCACTCCGCGACGTGGTGGTGTACCCGCATATGGTCATTCCATTATTCGTCGGGCGCGAACTCTCGACCGCTGCATTGGAAGAAGCCATGCGCGGCAATAAACAAATATTACTGCTTACGCAATTTAGCGCCGACACTGACGAGCCAGGCATCAAAGACCTGTTCAGCTACGGCACGGTCGCCAATATTTTGCAAATGGTTAAGTTGCCCGATGGCACGGTACGCATTCTGGTAGAAGGCATGCAGCGCGCGGCCCTCAAAAGTTTGCGTCTGGATAACCATTTTATTGCCGAAGTAGAGGTTATCGAGCAACGCCAGGATGAATCGCCGGTTGAATTGGAAGTTCTACAGCGCTCAGTGCATGAACAATTTGAACAATACGTCAAACTGAATAAAAAAATTCCTTCTGAAGTGCTAACCACGCTTCTCGGTATTGAAGACATCTCGCGCTTTGCCGATACCATCGCTGCGCACATGACCTTGAAAGTCGAAGACAAACAGAAAATTCTGGAACTGGAATGGGTCAAGGATCGTATGGAATTCATTTTATTGCTTATCGGCAATGAAATGGAAGTGCTGGAACTTGAAAAACGTATCCGTGGCCGGGTCAAACATCAAATGGAAAAAAGCCAGCGCGAATATTATTTAAACGAGCAAATGAAAGCCATACAAAAGGAACTTGGCGATAATGACGGTGGCGCTAGCGAAAATGATGACATGGCGGAAAAGATCGAAGCCGCCGGCATGACCAAGGAGGCGCGTGAGAAGGCGGAAACCGAACTCAAGAAACTCAAAATGATGTCTCCGATGTCGGCCGAAGCGACGGTTACCAGAAACTATATTGACTGGTTGCTCAAACTCCCATGGAACAAGAAAAGTCGTATTCGCAATAAACTTGCCAACGCCGAAGAGATTCTCGAAGCCGATCACTACGGCTTGGAAAAAGTTAAAGAACGCATTCTTGAGTACCTGGCGGTTCAGCAACGGGTTAAAAAACTCAAAGGGCCAATCCTGTGTTTGGTTGGACCTCCGGGAGTCGGTAAAACCTCACTGGGTAAGAGTTTGGCGCGCGCGACCAATCGTGAATTTGTGCGTATGTCATTAGGCGGGGTTCGTGACGAAGCAGAGATTCGCGGGCATCGTCGTACCTACATCGGATCCATGCCCGGAAAGATCATTCAAAAACTCAGTAAAGTCGGAAAACGTAATCCACTCTTTCTGTTAGACGAGATCGACAAAATGTCTATGGATTTTCGTGGTGACCCGTCGTCGGCTTTACTCGAAGTCCTGGACCCGGAACAAAATAACACCTTTAGTGATCATTATCTGGAAGTGGATTTTGATCTCTCGGATATCATGTTTGTGGCAACCGCCAACAGTCTGAATATCCCGGGTCCCTTGCGCGACCGCATGGAGATCATTCGTATTCCCGGTTACACCGAAGACGAAAAGATCAATATTGCCAAACGTTACCTGGTGCCCAAGCAAAGTAAAAATGCAGGCTTGCGTAAAAACGAGATGTCGATCACTGACAAGGCCTTGGCTGACATTGTGCGTTATTACACTCGCGAGGCGGGAGTACGTGGGCTGGAGCGTCAAATTGCCAAAATTTGCCGCAAGGTTGTGAAAGAGAACCTGCTCGCCGACAAGAAATCGAAAAAAGCCAGTAAAAAGAAAACGGCAGCTAAAAAAGCAATTACTAAAAAAACCACCGGTAAAGCAATACAAGCCAAAACCACGGTGGTTAATCCCAAGAGTCTGGAAAAATACCTGGGCATTAAACGCTATCGCTTTGGTCGTGCTGATGAAAATAACCAGATCGGACAAGTTACCGGTTTGGCCTGGACGGAAGTCGGTGGCGAGCTGCTGCGGGTAGAAGCGGCAGTAGTGGCAGGCAAAGGTAAATTAACCCACACCGGACAACTTGGTGACGTTATGAAAGAGTCTATTCATGCGGCCATGACCGTGGTGCGCAGTCGGGCCGATGCACTGGGAATCGATGCCGATTATTTCAGTAATCACGATTTGCACATTCACGTTCCCGAGGGCGCCATTCCGAAAGATGGCCCAAGTGCAGGAATTGGAATGTGTACGGCTTTAGTGTCGGCGTGTACCGATATTGAAGTGAATGCCAATGTGGCCATGACCGGCGAAATTACCTTGCGCGGCGAAGTCTTACCCATTGGTGGTTTAAAGGAAAAACTCCTGGCCGCACACCGTGGCGGAATTACCAAAGTCCTGATCCCGGAGGAGAACCGTAAAG